ATGATGCCGCGTTCTATACCGTCGGTGGCGGACAGTTTGTCGGCGCTGAACCGCGCCGGAGCCGCCGTACTGGCAGCAACCGCCGCTTCGGATGACACCGCAACACTCTCCTCCGCCGCAAAACCCGCTCCGCAAAACATTAAAACCGCGATACCGGCCAAATACCCGAATTTCATAACCTTCCTCCCCTGCCATGTTCTGAAAACACACCCGGACAGCAACACCACAATGGCAAAAAACCATTTGATTTCAATATTGCCTTTCATAGGCATCCGCTCCTGCTGGTATTTTAGCATAACCCGCCGGCACTGCAAGCGGTTAAACAGCGGCTCTGCCGAAATCAGTCACCAGCGCGACCGCGCCTGCGCGGCCCGCCAGTTCGCCCTGCGTATAAGGGCGGGACGGCAGGGTTTCAAGATCCAGTTTCGCGGCTGTTTCGTCCAGCCGGACAAAAGAAAAACCCCGCCCGCGCCACGCCGCTGTCAGTTCCTTGAAAAAGGGCAGATAAGCCGAGCCTTCGGCCTCGGTATGCAGAGTATAAACATTGAGCCTGTCACGCCCCGGCAGGCTGGCGAGCGAGGAAAGCGCGAAAGCGCGGTCAGCGCCGTCCCACGCGAGTATTTCATCGAGTGTCGGCAAAGTGGTGGGAATTTCCGGGATGGCAAGCGCCACATTCTCAAGCGACGGCAGCGCCGGCTCCGGCCCGCGCCCGATTGACAGGTATTTAAAGCCTTTTTTCCCGAGCGCTTCAAGCGCTTTGACGTTGATTTTCCACGCGGGCGCGGCGAACCCGGCGGGATCCGCGCCGTAAATATCGCGGTAGACTTTTATCGCGCGGTCGAGTTCCTGATTGATTTCCGCCGGGCTCAAGCCGTCCAGCCCGTCCTGCCACCGGACATGGCTCCACGCGTGAACCCCGGCCTCGTGACCTTCCGCCGTAATCCGCCTTGCCAGTTCGGGAAACCCCGCGCCGACAAGCGGAGCCGGCAGCACGGTGCCGTAGAGCATGGTTTTAAACCCGTACAGCCTGGCCGCGTTGGTGCGGAACATCTTTTTCAGAAAACCTTTCTTCGTAAAAATCCGGCGCACGGCCTTGCCGCTTTCGTCCGGCCCGAACGAAACGTAAAACGAA
This DNA window, taken from Elusimicrobiaceae bacterium, encodes the following:
- a CDS encoding polysaccharide deacetylase family protein, coding for MIALKVDIDTREGLKNGLPALLDFFREQGIKASFYVSFGPDESGKAVRRIFTKKGFLKKMFRTNAARLYGFKTMLYGTVLPAPLVGAGFPELARRITAEGHEAGVHAWSHVRWQDGLDGLSPAEINQELDRAIKVYRDIYGADPAGFAAPAWKINVKALEALGKKGFKYLSIGRGPEPALPSLENVALAIPEIPTTLPTLDEILAWDGADRAFALSSLASLPGRDRLNVYTLHTEAEGSAYLPFFKELTAAWRGRGFSFVRLDETAAKLDLETLPSRPYTQGELAGRAGAVALVTDFGRAAV